The proteins below are encoded in one region of Xenopus laevis strain J_2021 chromosome 8L, Xenopus_laevis_v10.1, whole genome shotgun sequence:
- the LOC121397197 gene encoding uncharacterized protein LOC121397197 — translation MESVSPGHARPGRANAQREAQALGPTLEGVRSTRTVQTRSKAAGSERKGAARRSRSVSLGRISSTDMEDLEKAAASAVKTPDREVKCVMSEREGRKEVVGKERQVESKVEIVSVANMEGCVQSKSSETCVVKHKDKMETSQLFISPDLFASMKSVSGEDCEFAGGEAAQSKPSKQSGAEYAAAALYHAADMQSPVADCGGGMAASKTSPERHQAPHALVTKTASCAGVRVVSGAGVESGEAVGTNSSSHIATPSVEMYKSLTGNSHLGTPTSEGNNCSDINEQPQAESLLKRQYAGSSHNQDQTPTTDELVELIKLANEQELQRKKFKVELQKAFYNYSTADVEKQDFYLAKVNKINEEFRTLEKQILQNYKKIGPLSEVYTNRRRFEDSRQALKQPAKYRSMRQIASASSTSDSDKETRRIGQLKPKKSVVAQIHAPNFIFSLDEANNIEDKMGKRSQSAHKEEESFVFSEQDFPSLPSTSQNDCVHQPSASKETFTQPSANNTETSAVVQSAPMSLALGHGKLSEQELTAAAGVGASGKDGVDGVEAGADCVNASDVMECGGGDISESVARQCVESVLSDVNEVNKDANSLADVIQPVPCTTPLSTAALISIPSSSAVLTTSSIASTFSPALTVSPITTSPLTTPAVSQNPLPTVPSAQPSSVSAPVSSSVRGPNGQQSIPSESAGSRNVPPPPPPNAWNRPLNRVRVPGVQNNITGPVFKQKNVIRLRWQGDKEQMPSRDVIAKEMLLKQSTLTPTGVRAYIKFSDTEYDIVFKTSQALEFFWQDYDSFKHSGLWESFRVISITKPETKKSPFCLRMIVSHPRIF, via the coding sequence ATGGAGAGTGTCAGCCCAGGCCATGCAAGGCCTGGGCGGGCAAACGCCCAGCGTGAGGCCCAGGCCTTGGGGCCTACACTGGAAGGTGTGAGATCCACCAGGACGGTGCAGACAAGGAGTAAAGCAGCAGGGAGTGAAAGGAAAGGAGCGGCAAGAAGATCGAGATCTGTTTCCTTGGGAAGGATTTCTTCCACAGACATGGAGGATTTGGAAAAGGCAGCTGCCAGTGCTGTGAAAACGCCTGACAGGGAAGTAAAGTGTGTGATGAGTgagagggagggaaggaaggaggtTGTTGGAAAAGAAAGACAAGTGGAAAGTAAAGTAGAAATTGTATCTGTTGCAAATATGGAGGGTTGTGTGCAGAGTAAAAGCTCTGAGACATGTGTTGTTAAACATAAAGATAAAATGGAAACCAGTCAGCTTTTTATTTCTCCTGATCTCTTTGCCTCTATGAAATCTGTGTCAGGGGAAGACTGTGAGTTTGCAGgtggagaggcagcacagagcaaaCCCAGCAAACAATCAGGGGCTGAATATGCAGCAGCTGCTTTGTACCATGCGGCCGACATGCAGTCTCCAGTGGCTGATTGTGGGGGAGGAATGGCTGCTTCTAAAACTTCCCCTGAGAGGCATCAAGCACCCCATGCTCTGGTAACAAAAACTGCCTCATGTGCGGGGGTGCGGGTGGTGTCTGGAGCTGGTGTGGAGTCAGGGGAGGCAGTAGGAACAAACTCCAGCAGCCATATTGCTACTCCCTCTGTAGAGATGTATAAGAGTCTCACAGGGAACAGCCATCTTGGTACTCCCACATCAGAGGGAAACAATTGTTCTGATATAAATGAACAACCCCAAGCAGAAAgcctcttaaagagacagtatgctGGTTCAAGTCACAACCAGGATCAAACACCTACCACTGATGAACTGGTTGAATTaataaaactggcaaatgagcaggagctgcagcgaaaaaaatttaaagttgagttgcaaaaagcattttataactATTCCACTGCTGATGTGGAGAAGCAagacttttatttagcaaaagtcaacaaaataaatgaagagttcagaaccttagaaaaacagattttgcagaattataaaaaaattggtcccCTTTCTGAAGTCTATACAAACAGGAGAAGGTTTGAGGACTCTCGGCAAGCTCTTAAACAGCCGGCTAAATACAGGTCCATGAGGCAAATTGCATCTGCTTCATCTACTTCTGATAGTGACAAGGAGACTAGAAGGATTGGCCAACTGAAACCAAAGAAATCAGTTGTTGCTCAGATACATGCACCCAATTTTATCTTCAGCTTGGATGAGGCAAATAATATAGAAGATAAAATGGGAAAGAGAAGCCAATCTGCTCATAAGGAAGAGGAAAGCTTTGTTTTCTCAGAACAGGattttccctcccttccctctaCTTCCCAGAATGACTGTGTCCATCAGCCCTCAGCATCCAAGGAGACCTTCACTCAACCATCAGCCAATAATACAGAGACTTCTGCAGTTGTGCAGAGTGCCCCAATGTCCTTGGCACTGGGGCATGGGAAGCTGAGTGAGCAGGAATTGACGGCAGCTGCTGGTGTGGGAGCGTCTGGGAAGGATGGAGTGGATGGAGTGGAGGCTGGAGCAGACTGTGTGAATGCAAGTGATGTTATGGAGTGTGGAGGTGGAGACATCAGTGAAAGTGTTGCAAGGCAGTGTGTGGAATCTGTGCTGAGTGATGTTAATGAAGTAAACAAAGATGCTAATTCATTGGCCGATGTGATACAACCTGTTccttgtaccacccctttaagtactgccGCTTTAATTTCTATTCCATCTTCTTCTGCTGTACTCACCACTTCTTCTATAGCCTCAACCTTTTCCCCAGCCCTTACAGTTTCTCCAataacaacttcccctttaactactccAGCTGTTTCTCAGAATCCTCTGCCTACAGTGCCCTCCGCACAGCCAAGTTCTGTCTCTGCACCTGTTTCTTCCTCTGTAAGGGGACCAAATGGTCAGCAGTCTATTCCttcagaaagtgcaggcagcagaaatGTGCCCCCACCACCTCCACCAAATGCTTGGAATAGGCCACTGAATAGGGTGAGGGTGCCTGGGGTGCAAAACAATATCACTGGGCCGGTTTTCAAGCAAAAGAATGTGATTAGGCTCAGGTGGCAGGGTGATAAGGAACAAATGCCTTCTAGAGATGTGATAGCCAAGGAGATGCTGCTTAAGCAAAGTACTTTAACACCTACAGGCGTCAGGGCTTATATAAAGTTTTCTGACACCGAATATGACATTGTGTTCAAAACATCACAAGCCCTGgaatttttttggcaggattATGACAGCTTTAAACATTCAGGCCTGTGGGAAAGCTTTAGAGTCATCTCAATCACTAAacctgagacaaaaaagtcaccattttGTTTAAGAATGATTGTGTCCCACCCGAGGATATTCTAA